TATGTAAATCCTCCGGAGATAAAACGACGCGCGTAGAGGAGAGTGTTTGACAAGGCGGCCGCGGACAGCGCCAGCGGCCACACGCGGCCATAGCGCAGCGCACTGATGGAGCCGCGCCCGCCGACAATTAGATACAACGCGGACCACGCGCCCAGGAACCCTGACCCGCTCTCTAGGTCACCGTCGTAGATTATCCAGCTTCCCACCGCCTGCGCGGCGCCGAACAGCAGCGCGGTCTTGGTGCTAGGTCCCACGAGCTTGGGACGGCTCCAGAAGCTTCCGAAGCGCGACCAGCCCGCGCCCTGCGCCGCTtggcgcgcgggcgcgtTGGCTGCCGGCGAAACCACGGGCGTGGCCAACAGCATGAGCGAGTTGGCGAGAGCCGGGTACGGGGTGCTAGACAGTTCACGTACGTCGCTGGCAGACATGAGTGTGCGATATCTGCGGTGCGTGTGGTGGCCTTTTCGGACTTGAAGCGCAATCGCCCTGAATTTTCTCGTAAACCTAGGTCATGTTATTGATACACACGGCGGGCCGACGTACAACCTGCACTGCGCTACACTATACTATACTATACTATACTACACTAAACGGCAACTGGAGAGACCTGCTCTAAGATCTTTCGCCTCTCAATCTTCTGGCCAGCTTgatgtccttcttctggatAGTGACACGCTTGGCGTGAATGGCAGCCAAGTTGGTGTCTTCGAACAGCGACACCAGGTAGGCCTCGACGGATTCCTGCAGCGCACCGATGGCGGACGACTGGAAACGCAGGTCGGTCTTGAAGTCCTGTGCGATCTCTCTGACCAGTCTCTGGAAAGGCAGCTTTCTGATCAAAAGCTCAGTAGACTTCTGGAATCTTCTGATTTCTCTCAGCGCGACAGTACCTGGCTTGTATCTGTGAGGCTTCTTGACACCACCGGTGGATGGGGCGGACTTTCTGGCGGCCTTGGAAGCGAGCTGCTTTCTTGGGGCCTTACCACCTGTAGACTTTCTTGCTGTTTGCTTGGTTCTAGCCATTGTGTAGATGCTTGTTGTATGGAAGGATGCTATAGGATAAAGACGAACTAATTCCCAAATTCTTCTACGCCCGTGTTTTTATATCTTTCCAACCTCCTGCGCCCGTCGCCTGCTGTGGCCCCACAAGCGACAACCACCCCTGTCACGCCCTGCCTAAAGTGCTGAAAAACCCCCTCGTACACCGTTCAGCTACGCCGACGCGCGAAAATCGTAACTAATTGCCTTGCTTATTGCCTAATACGCAGGTTTTAATAGGGTATATCTGGTCACGGGCGCGAAGATTCCGGTCCATTTACCCAAAGAGGCAGAAAGTCTAGCAAAACGCGTATCATAAGCGAAGAAACCAGGCCGTTGGCCGTGCCAGGGTGTGCACCCAATTAATTTCTGGCGCGAAAACCCGGGCACGGCGTCGGGACTGGAATGTTCAAACAGCCATAGTAAACGCGTCCCGGCGTGAGCGCAAGAGTATGGGGCACTTCGGGAGGTGTTTTTCGCAGACACGGCGAAATATATAAGGAGACAGTTTGCCGGGGGTAAAGAGGGAAATTAAGTTAGAGAACCATCACTATCAAACACAAAGAAACATGTCCGGCAGAGGTAAAGGTGGAAAAGGTCTAGGAAAGGGTGGCGCTAAGCGTCACAGAAAGATTCTGAGAGACAACATCCAGGGTATCACCAAGCCTGCTATCAGAAGACTGGCCAGAAGAGGTGGTGTCAAGCGTATCTCCGGTCTGATCTACGAGGAGGTGAGAGCCGTTCTCAAATCGTTCTTGGAGTCTGTCATCAGAGACGCCGTTACATACACCGAGCACGCCAAGAGAAAGACCGTCACATCTTTGGACGTTGTCTACGCTCTGAAGAGACAAGGTAGAACCTTGTACGGTTTCGGAGGTTAAGCACGTGCTTAAACCGTGCTGTTGTTTTGTACGGGGCGCGTCCCAGGCGGCGCGCGTCACGTGGTTTTGTACTATAGTTTATATGTAATAATGGAACGTCCATCTGAAGAAAACATGAAGTGTTTGGAGCAGCGCGCGGGATCGGGCTCTAGTCGGCGGTTTCCTGGTGGACCGGCAGTGTTGGCTATTAGATATTATGTGTAGCTGTTTAGGGTATCGGCGCGGGAGGAGGGTGCGCAGGTTACGTGCTATAGAAATCGCCGCGCAGCTCGTgcagcagcgcgggcgcgtCAACTGGCGTACGCGCCACGCGGTCGTCCCGCGTCAGTTCGTACCAGCCGCCGAAACACGTCGCGGACGTGTCTTCTATGTCGCGCTTCCGCGGACACACGCACCGGCAGCCGGTCCCGTACGTCTGTTCGCTGCTACGGGCCCGCCCCAGGCGGCCCAGGCGGGCGTACGCGGAGCGCTTTTTCCCGAAGATTGTTGCGTAGTCTGGGTTCTCGACGTACGGCAGCTGCCCGCCGCGCTTGTTGGCGGGACAGTGCGCCAGCGTTGAGTGCTGGTAGCCAATGTCTCGAAAGTAGTGAACGTCACGTGCGTCGAGCATCATGCCAAGCCCAAGCGAGTGGACGGGCGCATCGCCCCAGCGCTCTGCCCAGAAACCGCCACTCTGCTCTAAAAATTCAAAGTACGACGCGTACAGCCCTGTGCTGAACAGGTCCACGCGCGCGATCTCGAAATTGCTCCAGAAATGGCAGAGGTTGTACTCTTCGTTGTCGAATTTATCCTCAATCACAGGCGGTTTACGCTTTGCGCGGCTGACCAGCGTGCGCACCAGCTCTTCGTCCACATCTTCCGCACTTGTGTACTGTGAGGTCTCCAGCAGGTGCTCTATTTCCACGCGGTCCATCAGCTCGCGCTCCACCTCCCACTCATGATTGGCCAGCTTGTTCAGCAGCTCGTCGCCTGCGGCAACGTTGTAGTTATCCACAAACAGGTCCCAAAGGTCCCcgactttgactttgttcTGCCGGATAAAGCTTCTGGTGTACCGGAACAGATTCGGCACGGTCCAGTATagctctttgatgagcACCGTGAAGCCGTACTTCTTACCACGCCTTTGCATTTCCCAGAAAGGATCGTACGTCACGTCGCAGAAAAACTCTACATCGGGCTCAATTCGCCAGTACCACTCGTGCCGCGACACCAATGGGTGCTTAAAAAACGCACCTGAGTAGAATCGACACATCTTGTGGTAAGACTCCATGTTCCCGTACATAATTCCGCGATCGCCCTGATCTTCGATGCTGTGTTTGAACACGAGCTGCTCACGCACTTCAGTCGGAAACTCCCATTCCAGCTCGCTCAAAACTCCGAACTCAACATCAGCGTGAGTTGCCGCCCTTACTTGGGCAATAAACTCCTCAGAAAACTCCTCATCGTTCAGAAACACATACGGATACTGGAACCACTGGTTGAAGTGCCGCTCTACACTGTACATCGAGCTCAATACACCACTTAGCTCCTGGTTCCGCGTCAGCATTACAAAGGTAGCATTCTGTCTTTGATAGCCCGGCTGTTCTTGATAAGCATATGGGTCTAAACAGCCTGCGGAGAACGTATGGTCGCGCCTCGAATTGATGCCCATTTTCGAGAACGGCTCATCACGGCTGGATCGCAGCTTCGATACGTGGAAGAGGCCCCATATAGCAAGCGCGAGGCACACAAAGAGACCGCGCTTTCTAGCTCGTTTTGGCCTAGCAGCTTTAGAAGTCCACGCCCGCATGTTCAATGATTTCTGTGTGCCTTGGCGTGAACATCATACTGATATTTAAACGCGGAGCCTTTGTGGAACCAAATTGTTAACATATAACAAAAAcagcacgtgaccacaAACAGATTATTGAAATAGTCTTGGTTATCACATGATTCTCGTGTTAATCCTGATATATCCTTCGTGATACAAGGGAGAGTGGCCAAAGATCCGATCCATGTGGCAACCGGTCAGTTGCTTGCTGGATAGGTCCCTTTCTATGTGCGTGATTCAGTGGCGTTAAAAATCTTCGAGCGCCTGCGGCCAGAGGCGAGCAAAGCCGTGTTGTGGCAGATAAAACAATAGACTTGCATTGCTTAGAGCTCgtttcttcttttggtGAGAGTGCTAGAATTCCCACCCATACAGAGCGATCACCGCTGTCTCTGCGTCTGTTTAACCTAGTTCAACTCGCTCGAAAtatgatcttgaaagagttggTGCCATTGATAACGAGGTTGTCTTTGGAAACCACTACCCCTGTGGAAGTTACCTAAAATCTTACAAGGAAACCAAAAAATGCACTTAGGCATTATTAAATGTCCTTCTCAAAGCTCGTGGGCGCTTTCTGTAATAGCCAGAATCTTAATGCCGTGAACTTTCGGCAGTAAGCAACTAACTGCAATCTCTGGCCGTAATAAGATGTACCgatttttgatttcctAACTTCCGCTTCTAAGTTAGGCCCTTGGCCGAAGTTTTCTCTCACTTCTTGGGCTTATAAACGAGGATCATGGCGCATGATCGACACAATTGAAATACTGCTCTGAAGCATCTCAACATATAGTAACAAAATAAAAGCCTAGCTCCTTTCGTTTGAGCATTTTCCGTTAGCCATCAACCCTCTCTGATATTTAGTACTTATCCTCGCGAAGAGATTTCATTGGAATGCATACCCGCTTCATTTTAGGTTTCAGACGTTATTCATAAGCCTatatatcacgtgctttTAACTTCTAACCGCCGGCGCATCCCCGCAACGCGCGACCTTGCCAGTAAAACAATGATGTTCAGCTTTGAGTCATCTAACGAGATTGAAGCTGCTCCGCGATATCCATCTGCATCGACTTTTGCTAATTGCTAATTCTTTCCGTTGATCTTAAGCAGGGCGATACAAATTGACGTTGACAAAAACTGATGATAACCACCAGGCCTTCTAAACAAGAGATCGCAAACTTTGAGTTGTGGTTCCCGGATAAGGTACAAGAAGGCTCTTCGCATTAAAATATTCAAGATACTGTTATCAACATGGAAGGCTTTTAGCATTTGCGCAACACAGCGATCATCGTTGTAGCTTCCGCAAAGGTAAAAAGCTTATGATCCAATAGTAGCATTTTATTCGAAACTAATCATTCGTACATAAGAGCAAATCTGTGCTGAATTATCTGCACGTATTTGCAAGATTAACCTGCGTCAGGATACCACCCGCCGCGTTGAAGATACGTATCCCATAAAGTCTAGCCACTTTTTTGGTGCGACAGAATCTGGTCGATAACGTCTTGTCCCACGGCATCCGCATACTCTTCGTCACTGAGATTCGACTTTGGACCGTGGaaagccttctttttgtaTACCAGGAAGTAGACAATGCTGCCAATCCAAACACCACCGCAAATGACGACTGTGTAGTTCATGGTGTCTGGCGTAATGTCCTTGCTGTCGGCGGGAAACATGATCATGATCAAGATGAAAGTTTGGAAAATAATCGCGATCCAATTAACAATAGGAGACCACAGCTTGCCCATGAAGAAAGCGCCTGGCCTGAATAGATCCTTGCCTACTGTCATTCTCAATAAATTAGGTGTCATCCACGCGACATAATTGCCCCCGATAGCCAAGGAGAACAGAGCGTTTGACGCAGTGCTACCAATTAAACACAGCAAGCCAATGACGAGCGCGCAGAGGGCTCCAAACCAAGTCGCTCTGAGgggagaagaaagcttcttgttcacAACCTTGATGTATCTGGAAAACATGAGACCGTCGTCACGGGCAAAGGCCCAAATTTGTCTAGAAATGGCGGTTAAGATCGAGCATCCCATCAGGAACTGGCACGCGGCGATCAATGTCATGAATGCAATTGTCCATTTTTTGCCAAGGGCGTTGAACAGAatttgaggaagaggagaacCGTAAGAGCTTTCGAGAATGGCATCAATGTTTGGACCCATGCAGGCTGCAATGACAATACAGACGATGAATCCCAGAATCCAGCACACGCCAATGGACGAGATGATACCTACAGGAACAGCTTTGGTGGCATTCTTCGCTTCTTCGGACATGTGAATACAAGAGTCAAAGGCGCCAATGGTCCAAATAGCGGGCTGGAGACCAGCCATCATGAATTGCCAACCGTCGGGCCAGCTCGTTTCGTTTTGCCACTTTCCAAAGATAAAGGACCCGTCGTTAAAATTAAGGCCCTTTGTGTTTGCCACACCGATAGGGAGCACGA
The Lachancea thermotolerans CBS 6340 chromosome G complete sequence genome window above contains:
- the AIM19 gene encoding Aim19p (similar to uniprot|P40502 Saccharomyces cerevisiae YIL087C Hypothetical ORF) — translated: MSASDVRELSSTPYPALANSLMLLATPVVSPAANAPARQAAQGAGWSRFGSFWSRPKLVGPSTKTALLFGAAQAVGSWIIYDGDLESGSGFLGAWSALYLIVGGRGSISALRYGRVWPLALSAAALSNTLLYARRFISGGFT
- the HHT2 gene encoding histone H3 (highly similar to uniprot|P02303 Saccharomyces cerevisiae YNL031C HHT2 and highly similar to uniprot|P02303 Saccharomyces cerevisiae YBR010W HHT1); amino-acid sequence: MARTKQTARKSTGGKAPRKQLASKAARKSAPSTGGVKKPHRYKPGTVALREIRRFQKSTELLIRKLPFQRLVREIAQDFKTDLRFQSSAIGALQESVEAYLVSLFEDTNLAAIHAKRVTIQKKDIKLARRLRGERS
- the HHF2 gene encoding histone H4 (highly similar to uniprot|P02309 YBR009C and to uniprot|P02309 YNL030W Saccharomyces cerevisiae, HHF1 and HHF2, two identical histone H4 proteins; core histone required for chromatin assembly and chromosome function; contributes to telomeric silencing; N-terminal domain involved in maintaining genomic integrity); this encodes MSGRGKGGKGLGKGGAKRHRKILRDNIQGITKPAIRRLARRGGVKRISGLIYEEVRAVLKSFLESVIRDAVTYTEHAKRKTVTSLDVVYALKRQGRTLYGFGG
- a CDS encoding glycosyltransferase family 15 protein (similar to uniprot|P40504 Saccharomyces cerevisiae YIL085C KTR7 Putative mannosyltransferase involved in protein glycosylation member of the KRE2/MNT1 mannosyltransferase family), whose translation is MRAWTSKAARPKRARKRGLFVCLALAIWGLFHVSKLRSSRDEPFSKMGINSRRDHTFSAGCLDPYAYQEQPGYQRQNATFVMLTRNQELSGVLSSMYSVERHFNQWFQYPYVFLNDEEFSEEFIAQVRAATHADVEFGVLSELEWEFPTEVREQLVFKHSIEDQGDRGIMYGNMESYHKMCRFYSGAFFKHPLVSRHEWYWRIEPDVEFFCDVTYDPFWEMQRRGKKYGFTVLIKELYWTVPNLFRYTRSFIRQNKVKVGDLWDLFVDNYNVAAGDELLNKLANHEWEVERELMDRVEIEHLLETSQYTSAEDVDEELVRTLVSRAKRKPPVIEDKFDNEEYNLCHFWSNFEIARVDLFSTGLYASYFEFLEQSGGFWAERWGDAPVHSLGLGMMLDARDVHYFRDIGYQHSTLAHCPANKRGGQLPYVENPDYATIFGKKRSAYARLGRLGRARSSEQTYGTGCRCVCPRKRDIEDTSATCFGGWYELTRDDRVARTPVDAPALLHELRGDFYST
- a CDS encoding KLTH0G10736p (similar to uniprot|P32837 Saccharomyces cerevisiae YDL210W UGA4 Permease that serves as a gamma- aminobutyrate (GABA) transport protein involved in the utilization of GABA as a nitrogen source catalyzes the transport of putrescine and delta-aminolevulinic acid (ALA) localized to the vacuolar membrane), yielding MEKVQAAANTTDVSSSIEPAADGLHQFGSLRTITSKRAGEVNFIDAKGANGDSELLAEIGYKQELNRHFSTIQVFGVAFSIMGLLPSIASVLAIGMPGGMVSLMWGWLIAGIFILAVGCGMAELASAIPTSGGLYYYTYYYSPEKYKAFLSFVIGNTNSLALVAGLCSITYGLAQEILSIVVVAKDGDFNITSGKTYGVFVAGIAATTAVTSLATVAVSKLQTVSILANVGLIVLFFIVLPIGVANTKGLNFNDGSFIFGKWQNETSWPDGWQFMMAGLQPAIWTIGAFDSCIHMSEEAKNATKAVPVGIISSIGVCWILGFIVCIVIAACMGPNIDAILESSYGSPLPQILFNALGKKWTIAFMTLIAACQFLMGCSILTAISRQIWAFARDDGLMFSRYIKVVNKKLSSPLRATWFGALCALVIGLLCLIGSTASNALFSLAIGGNYVAWMTPNLLRMTVGKDLFRPGAFFMGKLWSPIVNWIAIIFQTFILIMIMFPADSKDITPDTMNYTVVICGGVWIGSIVYFLVYKKKAFHGPKSNLSDEEYADAVGQDVIDQILSHQKSG